CTCCAACGAAGGTGCGTCCATAGAAGACGCATAGACCGATCATGGCTCGCTCCTGGACGGGCGCGTGATCCTGAGATCACCGCACGACCGATGAGAGGAGCCATCATGACCAGAATCCCCGAGCCGACCCAGACCCCCGACGGCCCTGCCTATGAGGGGCGCCTCCTCGACCGTGCGGATGAAGAGGTCGTCGACCAGGGCGTCGCGTTCGATCTGCGCACTCTCGTCAGCCGACGCGGGATTCTCGGACTCGCCGGCCTCGGGATCGGGGCGGTCGTGCTCGCCGCATGCGCGCCGACCGCCTCCGGGACCGACGAGGCGACCGCCACGCCCTCCGCCGAGGCGACCGCGTCGGCGGACGGGTCGACGGGAACGGTCGAAGGGGAGATCCCCGATGAGACGGCGGGTCCCTACCCCGGCGACGGGTCCAACGGCCCGGATGCGCTCGAGGAATCCGGCATCGTGCGCGCTGACATCCGTTCATCGATCGACGGCGCGGCGACCGCCGAGGGAGTGCCGCTCGCGTTCTCGCTGCAGATCCTCGACATGGCCGGTGGCAACGTGCCGTTCGCCGGCGTCGCGGTCTACGCCTGGCACTGCACCGCGCAGGGCGAGTACTCGATGTACTCGGAAGGACTCGAGGACGTCACCTATCTCCGCGGTGTGCAGGTCGCCGACGATCAGGGGCGGGTGTCGTTCACCTCGATCTTCCCCGGGTGCTACTCGGGTCGCTGGCCGCACATCCACTTCGAGGTGTACCCGGATGCCGCATCGATCACCGATTCGGCGAACGCCATCGCGACCTCCCAACTGGCGCTGCCGGAATCCGTGTGCGCGACGGTGTACGGCGAGGCCGGGTATGAGGGGTCGACCCGGAACCTCGCCGGTGTGACCCTCGCGAGCGACAACGTCTTCGGCGATGACGGCGGTGCGCTGCAGCTCGCGTCGGTCGCCGGTGATGTGGCGAACGGATACACGGCGTCGCTGGTCGTCGGTGTCGACACCACGACGACGCCCTCCGCAGGCTCTGCGCCGGGCGGCTCCGGCGGGCCCGGGGGCGGCGGGGCTCCGCCCGCGGGGTGATCGGCGAAGACGGGTCCCCTCCCGGGAATGGACTGATCTGCTAGACTGATGCTGCAACGTGCGTGATTCGCCCCTCTCGGCCTCCACGTCGCCACTGATCTGGGCCCGTCAGGACCGCGCACATCGACGCGTGCGGAATCCGGCTCCGATCTCTCGATCTGCGAGGTGCCGAAGCGCGCCCGCCACACAGCAATGAGCATCACCATGAGTATCACCACCTTTCCACCCTCCGACCCGTTGACCTGGAAACAGGCCGACGCCGATGTGCACGTCGCGACGCGTGC
The sequence above is drawn from the Candidatus Microbacterium colombiense genome and encodes:
- a CDS encoding intradiol ring-cleavage dioxygenase; this encodes MTRIPEPTQTPDGPAYEGRLLDRADEEVVDQGVAFDLRTLVSRRGILGLAGLGIGAVVLAACAPTASGTDEATATPSAEATASADGSTGTVEGEIPDETAGPYPGDGSNGPDALEESGIVRADIRSSIDGAATAEGVPLAFSLQILDMAGGNVPFAGVAVYAWHCTAQGEYSMYSEGLEDVTYLRGVQVADDQGRVSFTSIFPGCYSGRWPHIHFEVYPDAASITDSANAIATSQLALPESVCATVYGEAGYEGSTRNLAGVTLASDNVFGDDGGALQLASVAGDVANGYTASLVVGVDTTTTPSAGSAPGGSGGPGGGGAPPAG